The following are encoded in a window of Pseudomonadota bacterium genomic DNA:
- a CDS encoding endonuclease domain-containing protein, with amino-acid sequence MTKGLTHLAKGLRKRSTDVERLLWSRLRTGRFEGLKFRRQHSIGHYIVDFVCLERKLIIELDGGQHALPDTVPKDRQRDVWLEKEGYTVMRFWDNEVLMNTNGVLETIQERLYRTPSPQSPPLKGGEVITHT; translated from the coding sequence ATGACAAAAGGGTTAACGCACCTTGCAAAAGGTCTCAGAAAAAGATCGACTGATGTGGAACGACTATTATGGAGCCGTTTACGGACAGGCCGATTTGAAGGCCTGAAGTTTAGACGTCAGCACTCTATCGGACACTATATCGTAGACTTTGTTTGCCTTGAAAGAAAGCTGATTATTGAATTGGATGGTGGTCAACATGCTTTGCCTGATACGGTTCCAAAAGACAGACAACGAGATGTTTGGCTTGAAAAAGAGGGCTACACTGTAATGCGTTTTTGGGATAATGAAGTTTTAATGAATACAAACGGAGTTCTTGAGACAATCCAGGAGAGGCTTTACAGGACACCCTCCCCTCAATCCCCTCCCCTCAAGGGAGGGGAAGTAATTACCCACACATAA
- a CDS encoding class I SAM-dependent methyltransferase — protein MTIEERYRERYKSGDTPWDLGQPDFNLIEVVNEKPILSCKVLDIGCGTGDNSVWLAQNRFQVISTDTSDIALEKAREKASKANVECNFMLVDFLENKIEGAPFGFVFDRGCFHLFSSENDRRRFAQNVAAHLEETGLWLTIVGNADEVRQSPGPPQRTAGDIVMAVEPYFEVLSLTSSRFGSNRPNPPRAWRCLMQKRHVT, from the coding sequence ATGACAATCGAAGAACGTTACAGAGAAAGATACAAATCAGGGGACACTCCCTGGGACCTCGGTCAGCCGGATTTCAATCTTATTGAAGTTGTGAACGAAAAACCTATTCTGAGCTGCAAGGTCTTAGATATTGGCTGCGGAACCGGAGACAATTCCGTATGGCTTGCCCAAAACCGCTTTCAGGTTATTAGTACTGATACTTCGGACATTGCTCTTGAAAAGGCAAGAGAAAAAGCCTCTAAAGCTAACGTTGAATGCAATTTCATGCTTGTTGATTTTCTTGAGAACAAAATCGAAGGTGCTCCTTTTGGTTTTGTATTTGACAGAGGCTGTTTTCACTTATTCAGTTCTGAAAATGATCGAAGGAGGTTTGCCCAAAATGTCGCTGCTCATTTGGAAGAAACCGGGCTGTGGCTGACAATCGTCGGCAATGCTGATGAGGTACGCCAGAGTCCTGGTCCGCCTCAACGGACTGCAGGAGACATAGTCATGGCAGTGGAGCCTTATTTTGAGGTTCTTTCACTTACATCCAGCCGTTTCGGATCTAATCGTCCCAATCCACCCAGAGCCTGGAGATGCCTGATGCAGAAACGGCATGTCACATAA
- a CDS encoding type II toxin-antitoxin system RelE/ParE family toxin: protein MRIIWSPLAIDRVSEIATYIAQENPAAAEKWVDTVFRKVEDLQDFPESGRVVPETENKAIRELIYGNYRLIYRLEEKRISVLTVRHGKQILPVDEITV, encoded by the coding sequence ATGAGGATTATCTGGTCTCCTCTCGCAATAGACAGGGTCTCAGAGATCGCCACATACATAGCTCAAGAGAATCCCGCTGCCGCAGAAAAGTGGGTAGACACGGTTTTTCGGAAGGTGGAAGATCTACAGGACTTTCCTGAAAGCGGCAGGGTCGTACCTGAAACCGAAAACAAAGCTATAAGAGAGCTGATATACGGAAACTACCGACTGATTTACCGGCTTGAAGAGAAGAGGATTTCAGTGCTCACTGTTCGGCACGGAAAGCAGATCTTGCCGGTTGATGAAATTACGGTATAA
- a CDS encoding DUF5343 domain-containing protein, with translation MPEPEKKSYPMIAGKVWWGLGERFKRTIPATVSSSYIASVLSMSDVSARNNVLPALRGTGLIDDTGKPTDLAVKWRDDVHYKEACGTIIKDAYPQELIDLGADSKHEVQRWFATHCRVGASAAGKMAALYLLLQEADPSKANGPSEGELKPHKSVTGSAKPKVDVIEKARKQPPESQNQQDKKVEGGQAPQIHFDIQIHISPESTPEQIEAIFASMAKHLKDLR, from the coding sequence ATGCCAGAACCTGAAAAGAAAAGTTATCCCATGATTGCTGGGAAGGTGTGGTGGGGTCTAGGAGAACGGTTCAAACGAACTATCCCCGCTACAGTATCGTCGTCGTATATCGCGTCAGTGCTCAGCATGTCGGATGTTTCCGCGAGGAACAATGTCCTTCCCGCTCTGCGCGGCACCGGACTGATCGACGACACTGGTAAACCAACCGACCTTGCCGTGAAGTGGCGAGATGATGTGCACTACAAGGAGGCATGTGGCACCATTATCAAAGACGCGTACCCACAGGAGCTGATCGATCTTGGCGCGGACAGCAAGCATGAGGTTCAACGTTGGTTTGCAACCCATTGTCGCGTTGGCGCAAGTGCGGCCGGCAAGATGGCAGCGTTGTACTTGTTGTTGCAGGAAGCCGACCCTTCTAAGGCAAATGGGCCAAGCGAGGGAGAATTAAAGCCACATAAAAGCGTCACGGGGTCGGCAAAGCCCAAGGTAGACGTGATTGAGAAGGCTCGAAAGCAGCCCCCTGAGAGTCAGAACCAACAGGACAAGAAAGTTGAGGGAGGACAGGCGCCGCAAATCCATTTTGACATTCAGATTCACATCTCTCCGGAATCGACACCAGAGCAGATAGAAGCCATTTTTGCCTCCATGGCCAAACATCTAAAAGACCTGCGATAG
- a CDS encoding DUF2284 domain-containing protein, whose product MLEKAVLEKLFIDHGFPDFKWIEAKDIVVSQWVRFRCMFGCPAYGKRGTCPPNVPSIDECRQMISEYTQGAVFHFKKELEKPDDRKAWSKGVVLKLMELEREVFLSGYYKTFLISFDACGLCETCDADRTKCKNPKIARPGADAMGIDVYATARSIGYPIQVLKNYDEAMNRYAFLLIE is encoded by the coding sequence ATGTTGGAAAAGGCAGTACTGGAAAAGTTGTTTATAGATCATGGATTTCCTGATTTCAAATGGATTGAAGCGAAAGATATCGTGGTGTCGCAATGGGTGCGATTCAGATGTATGTTTGGTTGTCCAGCTTACGGCAAGAGAGGAACGTGTCCTCCCAATGTCCCATCTATTGATGAGTGCAGGCAGATGATTTCAGAATATACTCAGGGGGCGGTGTTTCATTTTAAAAAAGAACTGGAGAAACCTGATGACAGGAAAGCGTGGAGTAAAGGAGTTGTCTTGAAGCTCATGGAACTCGAAAGAGAAGTATTCCTTTCCGGCTACTACAAAACATTTCTTATCTCGTTTGATGCATGCGGTCTTTGTGAGACCTGCGACGCTGATCGTACGAAATGTAAGAACCCTAAAATTGCCCGGCCGGGCGCCGACGCCATGGGTATAGACGTGTATGCAACCGCCCGCAGTATAGGTTATCCTATTCAGGTTTTAAAAAACTATGACGAAGCCATGAATAGATACGCTTTTTTGTTGATTGAGTAG
- a CDS encoding DUF5655 domain-containing protein, whose product MSNLKYVKPERISIKGHSELNERWLQERIAEDPSLLGLGDLILKDKERIHHQGGRLDLLCQDAETNRRYEIEIQLGKSDESHIIRTIEYWDIERKRYPQYEHTAVLVAEEITGRFLNVIGLFNGFIPLVAIQIQAFRLGDQVSLVFTTVLNEMRLGLVDEDEESQEATDRTYWEKRGTKGTLEITDSLLSLVNEFAPDLTLKYNKFYIGLATKNGQPNNFVIFRPKKGWVRFEPRLDRSEEIQSKLEEAGIDVMEYDSRWGRYRIRLGKGDVKKHEPLLRELMKMAYGDAGE is encoded by the coding sequence TTGAGCAACCTGAAATACGTCAAGCCTGAAAGGATTTCCATCAAGGGTCACTCTGAATTAAATGAGCGTTGGCTGCAGGAGCGAATTGCCGAGGACCCATCCCTTCTTGGGCTTGGTGATCTCATCCTGAAGGACAAAGAAAGAATTCATCACCAAGGCGGTCGTCTGGATCTTTTGTGCCAGGACGCAGAAACAAACAGGCGCTACGAGATTGAAATCCAGCTTGGGAAGTCAGATGAGTCGCATATCATTCGGACAATCGAGTATTGGGATATCGAAAGGAAACGCTACCCACAATACGAGCATACCGCAGTTCTGGTGGCAGAGGAAATCACAGGCCGCTTTCTAAATGTCATTGGGCTCTTTAACGGCTTCATCCCACTCGTCGCCATCCAGATACAGGCATTCCGGCTTGGCGATCAAGTCTCGCTTGTATTTACAACCGTCCTGAATGAAATGCGCCTGGGTCTGGTCGATGAAGACGAAGAAAGCCAGGAAGCAACAGACAGAACATACTGGGAAAAGCGCGGAACGAAAGGCACGTTGGAGATTACAGACTCATTGTTGAGCTTGGTGAACGAGTTCGCGCCAGATCTAACACTCAAGTACAACAAGTTTTATATCGGCCTAGCCACAAAAAACGGTCAGCCGAACAACTTTGTTATCTTCCGCCCTAAGAAGGGCTGGGTAAGGTTTGAACCACGCCTTGATCGTTCAGAAGAAATACAATCCAAGCTGGAAGAAGCTGGTATTGATGTCATGGAGTATGACAGCCGGTGGGGTCGTTACCGTATCCGTCTTGGAAAAGGAGATGTCAAGAAACACGAACCACTCCTCCGCGAACTAATGAAAATGGCTTACGGTGATGCCGGTGAATAA
- the thrC gene encoding threonine synthase: MLKSVMKPVTYYNTNDHNDRANFEEALLKGMASNYGLYMIPREEIPLVSPEIISSMKDMSYAEIAFEVLSLYLASEIPADALKTILDDAYRADKIPTNVQHIFDRTFIMWLTQGPTYSFKDYAARFFGRMLNYFLGKKNLKRVVVVATSGDTGGAVADALYGLERIDNIVFYPKGSISDGQRRQMTTLGYNIYAFEVDGDFDVCQSLAKHILGDKDLAQEVFGDSERFTSANSISLGRLLPQAVYPFFAYSRIPEDNEGFVASVPSGNFGDMMGTVVAKQMGLPVTKIICGVNENTEFPDFLESGQYIIRPSIKAPSSAMIVSHPSNLARLIDFYGGHMYDERDPETGQVIRPGIIDRMPDMDQMRRDIFSIGINNPQHYVTMKNVYDRHHVVLDPHGAVGWRTLEIFLQGRHDKPSVIYETADPGKFPDDVKEAIGIVPELPPGMKIQAGLAERIYSIENKPDSTPQGMGLSDSQIDEAKHKIREIFKKK, translated from the coding sequence ATGCTAAAGTCTGTTATGAAACCTGTTACATATTATAATACCAATGATCACAATGACAGAGCCAACTTTGAAGAAGCGCTCCTGAAAGGCATGGCCTCTAATTATGGCCTGTACATGATCCCGCGAGAGGAGATTCCTCTTGTCTCTCCTGAAATAATAAGCAGCATGAAGGATATGTCTTATGCCGAAATAGCCTTTGAAGTGTTGAGCCTGTACCTTGCCTCTGAAATACCGGCAGATGCATTAAAGACAATTCTCGACGATGCCTACCGGGCTGATAAAATCCCGACCAATGTCCAGCACATTTTTGACAGGACATTTATTATGTGGCTGACACAGGGCCCTACATACTCTTTTAAGGATTATGCAGCACGCTTTTTCGGAAGGATGCTCAATTATTTCCTCGGTAAAAAGAATTTAAAGAGGGTGGTTGTCGTTGCAACGAGCGGCGATACAGGCGGTGCAGTGGCTGATGCACTATATGGCCTTGAACGCATTGATAATATTGTGTTTTATCCAAAAGGGTCAATCAGCGACGGTCAGAGAAGGCAGATGACCACACTGGGCTATAACATATATGCTTTTGAAGTGGATGGAGATTTTGATGTGTGTCAGTCCCTGGCAAAGCATATTCTCGGTGATAAAGATTTAGCTCAGGAAGTTTTTGGAGACTCTGAGAGATTTACCTCTGCAAATTCAATAAGCCTCGGAAGGCTTCTGCCCCAGGCAGTGTATCCCTTTTTTGCATATTCAAGGATTCCCGAAGATAATGAAGGGTTTGTCGCAAGCGTACCGTCAGGGAATTTCGGGGATATGATGGGAACTGTTGTTGCAAAACAGATGGGGCTTCCTGTAACAAAGATCATCTGCGGGGTAAACGAGAATACCGAGTTTCCTGATTTCCTTGAAAGCGGTCAATATATAATAAGACCGTCGATAAAAGCGCCCTCCTCTGCCATGATAGTGTCGCACCCGAGCAACCTTGCGAGATTAATAGATTTCTACGGGGGACACATGTATGATGAAAGGGACCCCGAAACCGGACAGGTAATAAGGCCTGGCATCATTGACAGGATGCCGGATATGGATCAAATGAGGAGGGATATATTTTCCATCGGCATAAACAACCCCCAGCACTATGTGACAATGAAGAATGTTTATGACAGGCATCACGTTGTTCTTGATCCCCACGGTGCAGTGGGTTGGAGAACGCTTGAGATATTTTTACAGGGCCGGCACGATAAGCCTTCCGTGATTTACGAGACAGCAGATCCCGGCAAATTCCCGGATGATGTGAAGGAAGCCATAGGTATAGTGCCGGAACTTCCACCCGGTATGAAGATACAGGCAGGATTGGCAGAAAGGATTTACAGTATCGAAAACAAACCTGATTCAACACCGCAGGGTATGGGCCTGAGCGACAGTCAGATTGATGAGGCAAAGCATAAAATAAGGGAGATATTTAAGAAAAAATGA
- a CDS encoding CoA transferase subunit A — protein MLTGINSKITEITQVDKEILDKQRARKEDFEYWGATPDQARKAAVGKVKGLVDKRQTIEEAVGKYVKDGMNIGIGGFVNTRVPTAIIWNIVKKGARDLTLSFQSNSICCEWLAGAMIVNPDHLSVRRAELAWWGYEIIGIAPLLRHLAGNGLIELDDYTNYGMSARFRAGAMGVPFLPVRDHGGSDMELVNRGVMIKCPFTGDNTYLVPACHPDVGIVHVSAADMYGNARIFGALCTCPEIAMASVHTILSAEVIIDNMTIRKYPNLTEIPYPVVDAVCDQPFGAYPGAVYGSYWFDMEHFLMFRSICDNFRKTGNKDGLKKYYDDYFFNCDTWDDFIAKVVPHKKLIQLMKMDGGQPIVL, from the coding sequence ATGTTAACAGGGATCAATTCCAAAATCACAGAAATAACCCAGGTTGACAAGGAGATTCTCGATAAGCAAAGAGCCAGAAAAGAGGACTTTGAGTATTGGGGAGCCACGCCTGACCAGGCCAGGAAGGCGGCTGTCGGAAAGGTAAAAGGCCTCGTTGACAAGAGACAGACCATAGAGGAAGCGGTCGGGAAGTACGTGAAAGACGGCATGAACATTGGCATCGGCGGTTTCGTCAACACCCGTGTTCCAACTGCAATCATCTGGAATATTGTGAAAAAGGGAGCCAGGGACCTGACACTCTCCTTTCAGTCGAATTCCATCTGTTGTGAGTGGCTGGCCGGCGCAATGATCGTGAATCCCGATCATCTTTCAGTCAGGAGGGCAGAACTCGCCTGGTGGGGATATGAAATCATCGGCATAGCGCCGCTTTTGAGGCATCTGGCAGGCAATGGCCTGATTGAGCTGGATGATTATACCAACTACGGCATGTCCGCAAGGTTCAGGGCCGGTGCCATGGGTGTCCCGTTTCTGCCGGTGCGGGATCATGGCGGTTCCGATATGGAACTGGTGAACCGCGGCGTTATGATCAAGTGCCCCTTCACCGGAGACAACACGTATCTTGTCCCTGCCTGTCACCCGGATGTCGGCATTGTCCACGTGAGCGCAGCCGACATGTACGGCAATGCCCGCATATTCGGAGCACTGTGCACGTGCCCGGAGATCGCCATGGCCTCTGTCCATACAATCCTGAGCGCCGAGGTCATCATCGACAACATGACTATTCGGAAATATCCCAACCTGACAGAGATCCCCTATCCGGTGGTGGATGCCGTGTGTGATCAGCCTTTCGGCGCCTATCCGGGCGCAGTCTACGGCTCATACTGGTTTGACATGGAGCATTTCCTCATGTTCCGGAGCATCTGTGATAATTTCCGCAAGACTGGCAACAAGGACGGGCTCAAGAAATACTACGACGATTACTTCTTCAACTGCGATACCTGGGATGATTTCATCGCAAAGGTCGTTCCTCATAAGAAACTCATCCAGTTGATGAAGATGGACGGCGGTCAGCCGATAGTCCTCTGA
- a CDS encoding EthD domain-containing protein yields the protein MTRAEIQDYWLNHHGPLFKKFADNYRAVRYVQSHTIDSPPSLSRIHINVYVNPC from the coding sequence ATGACACGGGCTGAAATTCAAGATTATTGGCTAAATCATCATGGCCCCTTATTCAAGAAGTTCGCAGACAACTATAGGGCAGTACGTTACGTGCAGAGCCATACTATAGATTCACCGCCTTCTTTATCCCGGATTCACATAAACGTATATGTGAATCCGTGTTGA
- a CDS encoding rhodanese-like domain-containing protein gives MMKNIFPSQIFTDRQKHDSKGFSFFKIFISLFFILTIFFVASCEFTNDFNEIKAEELKKMMDKKVPFLLVDTRSEYEYREVRIPGAVNIPQEQFRHLDELLPKDKAFPIVFYCSGSS, from the coding sequence ATGATGAAGAATATTTTTCCATCGCAGATTTTTACGGATCGCCAAAAACACGATTCGAAAGGATTCAGTTTTTTTAAGATTTTCATATCGTTGTTTTTTATATTGACGATATTCTTTGTTGCCTCATGTGAATTTACCAATGATTTCAACGAAATAAAAGCGGAAGAGCTGAAAAAGATGATGGATAAAAAAGTCCCCTTCCTTTTAGTGGATACCAGGAGCGAGTACGAATACAGAGAAGTCCGCATACCGGGAGCAGTCAATATACCCCAGGAACAATTCAGACATCTCGATGAACTGCTGCCTAAAGATAAAGCTTTTCCCATTGTGTTTTATTGCAGCGGGTCCAGTTGA
- a CDS encoding class I SAM-dependent methyltransferase has translation MICKKNHICPVAIAGSLDNRIRRWLQNPRKILGPYIKEGMTVLDVGCGPGFFSIELAQMVGKSGRVIASDLQEGMLQKLREKIQGTELEERITLHKCEKNKLGLSESVDFILAFYMVHEIPNQEDFFNEIKSILKLNGKILVVEPPLHTSKTAFEETIRKARSAGFAADERPKIFLNKAVILKKG, from the coding sequence GTGATTTGTAAAAAGAATCATATATGCCCGGTAGCAATAGCAGGCAGCCTCGACAATAGAATTCGAAGATGGCTACAAAACCCTCGCAAAATACTTGGACCCTATATTAAAGAAGGAATGACAGTCCTGGATGTAGGTTGCGGCCCAGGTTTTTTCTCTATTGAACTGGCTCAAATGGTTGGCAAATCAGGCAGAGTTATTGCTTCGGATCTGCAGGAAGGGATGCTTCAAAAACTAAGAGAGAAAATTCAGGGAACAGAGCTTGAAGAACGCATCACACTGCATAAGTGCGAAAAGAACAAGTTGGGCTTGTCAGAGAGTGTAGATTTTATTTTAGCATTCTATATGGTTCACGAAATCCCAAATCAGGAAGATTTTTTCAATGAGATAAAATCAATACTTAAGCTGAATGGAAAAATTCTTGTAGTTGAACCGCCGCTCCATACCTCAAAGACGGCATTTGAAGAGACTATCAGAAAAGCCCGGAGCGCCGGTTTTGCGGCTGATGAAAGGCCGAAAATATTTCTTAATAAGGCAGTGATTTTGAAAAAGGGATAA
- a CDS encoding glutaconate CoA-transferase — MAATDDINPYEMIAYTGSRVLEDQTIVFVGTGLPIIASMHAQMTHAPNINLIFEAGSLASILDQGMPMSVGDTRAFRNAVYAKGLCAVFDLTQRGYADYAFIGGAQIDMYGNLCSTYEGGTYARPRVRFPGSGGAGAMAANCEKTIAIMVLEKRRFVKKVDFITSIGFGDGSPDYRKKAGVMGSGPYRVITDQALFGYDRDSRRMMLLEYLPGKSPETIQDLVDFELMISPDVKEMALPTDHDLMLLRTKCDPDGFFLKRKIVDE; from the coding sequence ATGGCAGCAACAGATGATATCAATCCCTATGAGATGATTGCTTATACAGGATCAAGGGTACTTGAAGACCAGACGATTGTATTTGTCGGCACGGGTCTACCCATTATTGCTTCAATGCATGCACAGATGACGCACGCTCCCAATATAAATCTAATCTTCGAAGCAGGCTCACTCGCTTCCATCCTTGATCAGGGTATGCCTATGTCCGTGGGTGACACGCGGGCCTTCCGTAATGCCGTGTATGCAAAAGGATTATGCGCTGTCTTTGATCTGACCCAGAGGGGCTATGCGGACTATGCATTTATCGGCGGGGCGCAGATTGATATGTACGGCAATCTGTGTTCCACCTACGAAGGAGGCACCTATGCCAGGCCCAGGGTCCGGTTTCCCGGTAGCGGCGGAGCGGGCGCCATGGCGGCCAACTGCGAGAAGACCATCGCTATCATGGTCCTCGAAAAAAGAAGGTTCGTAAAGAAGGTGGATTTTATCACCAGCATCGGGTTCGGCGACGGGTCGCCTGATTACCGAAAGAAGGCAGGCGTCATGGGATCAGGACCTTATCGGGTAATTACGGACCAGGCACTGTTCGGCTATGATCGCGACAGCAGGAGGATGATGCTGCTGGAATACCTCCCCGGCAAAAGCCCCGAGACTATTCAGGACCTGGTGGATTTTGAGCTTATGATTTCCCCGGATGTAAAGGAAATGGCACTTCCCACTGACCACGATCTCATGCTCTTAAGAACTAAATGCGACCCTGACGGTTTTTTTCTAAAAAGAAAGATTGTCGATGAATAA